A portion of the Cryptomeria japonica chromosome 5, Sugi_1.0, whole genome shotgun sequence genome contains these proteins:
- the LOC131066551 gene encoding histone H2A: MDSSKKGGRKGGAKKKAVSKTVRAGLQFPVGRIARYLKKGRYAKRVGTGAPVYLAAVMEYLAAEVLELAGNAARDNKKNRIIPRHVLLAVRNDEELGKLLSGVTIAHGGVLPNIHQVLLPKKTAEKATASEPKAPKSPKK, encoded by the exons ATGGATTCATCAAAGAAGGGAGGAAGGAAGGGAGGCGCAAAGAAGAAGGCAGTTTCAAAGACTGTTCGAGCAGGTCTTCAGTTTCCTGTCGGCAGAATTGCAAGGTATTTGAAGAAGGGTAGATATGCAAAGCGTGTTGGAACTGGTGCTCCAGTCTATCTTGCAGCTGTCATGGAGTATTTAGCAGCTGAG gttttggaattGGCCGGAAATGCGGCAAGGGACAATAAGAAGAACAGGATCATTCCGCGACATGTTCTTTTGGCCGTGAGAAACGATGAGGAGCTTGGAAAGCTTTTGAGCGGTGTAACCATCGCTCATGGCGGTGTTCTGCCTAACATTCATCAGGTGCTTCTGCCAAAGAAGACTGCTGAAAAGGCCACTGCTTCAGAGCCAAAGGCCCCTAAGTCACCGAAGAAGTGA